A section of the Humulus lupulus chromosome 2, drHumLupu1.1, whole genome shotgun sequence genome encodes:
- the LOC133814392 gene encoding uncharacterized mitochondrial protein AtMg00810-like, with protein MVTRRRNDVWTIVERQNHTNVIGTKWIFKNKSDEFGTIIRNKTRLVVQGYTQIEGLDFDETFAPVARLESIRLLLFVACTIGFKVKQTEEGTFVSQSKYAKNMVKNFGLETSKHAKTLMGTTTKLTRVENGVKVDPTLYRSMIASLLYLTTSRPDICYSVGVCGRYQGNPMESHVIVVKRIIRYVHGTVDYGLWYSNETNSNLVCFSDVDWASNADDRNTSGGCFYLGNNLVPWHSKNHNSISLSTAEAEYIATDFNRCG; from the exons ATGGTTACAAGGAGAAG GAATGATGTTTGGACTATTGTGGAAAGACAAAATCATACTAATGTAATTGGCactaaatggattttcaaaaataaaagtgatgagtTTGGAACAATAATCAGAAATAAAACACGTCTAGTTGTACAAGGTTACACGCAAATTGAAGGtcttgattttgatgaaacttttgcGCCTGTAGCTAGGCTTGAATCTATAAGATTATTGTTATTTGTTGCTTGCACTATTGGTTTCAAA GTGAAGCAAACTGAAGAGGGTACTTTTGTATCCcaaagtaagtatgcaaaaaatatggttaaaaattttggtcttGAAACATCAAAGCATGCTAAAACTCTAATGGGGACCACAACCAAATTAACCAGGGttgaaaatggtgtcaaagttgatccCACACTATATAGAAGTATGATTGCTAGTCTTCTATATCTTACAACTAGTCGACCTGACATATGCTATAGTGTTGGAGTCTGTGGTAGGTATCAAGGGAATCCTATGGAATCTCATGTCATtgttgtaaaaagaattattcgttatgTACATGGGACTGTTGATTATGGTCTTTGGTATTCTAATGAAActaattctaaccttgtgtgctTTAGTGATGTCGATTGGGCAAGTAATGCAGATGATAGAAACACAAGTGGAGGATGCTTCTACCTAGGCAACAATCTTGTTCCATGGCATAGCAAAAATCATAATTCAATATCTTTGTCTACTGCTGAAGCTGAATATATTGCTACTGACTTCAATCGTTGTGGATGA